In the genome of Neodiprion pinetum isolate iyNeoPine1 chromosome 2, iyNeoPine1.2, whole genome shotgun sequence, one region contains:
- the LOC124212485 gene encoding uncharacterized protein has product MAESQALARSQSSVKARIDASILKNANLDNQKNKLREESYELLRKFRRYDEMETAATEKSQHFRGLEVTHEESIEASRILLCKKREEIKGINGAADRTQSLRTNELVIFENRVAEAVPKFLNALTYYSTDNATAAIGNIRRENQEFQEGIAMVDREVEALMSKYEIKEGIVSAIPSHELGVTDLQKLKDAWNKANQSRNSEWKRIEHLNKQLQETTKRNDRKIARHLGKTT; this is encoded by the exons ATGGCGGAATCACAAGCACTAGCCCGTAGCCAGTCCTCGGTAAAGGCTAGGATCGACGCATCCATACTGAAG AATGCGAACCTCGACAACCAGAAGAACAAACTGAGAGAAGAGTCGTACGAATTGCTGCGTAAATTTCGGCGATATGACGAAATGGAAACTGCAGCCACTGAGAAGTCTCAACACTTCCGCGGTCTGGAGGTAACCCACGAGGAATCCATCGAAGCGTCTAGGATACTCCTCTGCAAGAAGCGAGAGGAGATCAAGGGGATAAACGGCGCAGCGGATCGGACCCAAAGTCTGCGAACGAATGAACT agtGATATTCGAAAACAGGGTTGCGGAGGCGGTGCCAAAGTTTTTAAATGCCTTGACCTATTAC TCCACGGATAATGCAACGGCGGCCATTGGCAATATCAGAcgtgaaaaccaagaatttcaGGAAGGAATCGCAATGGTTGATCGAGAAGTCGAAGCTCTGATGTCCAAGTATGAGATAAAGGAAGGGATTGTAAGCGCGATACCGAGTCACGAATTAGGTGTAACGGATTTACAGAAGCTCAAAGATGCTTG GAACAAAGCGAATCAGAGCAGAAATTCGGAGTGGAAACGAATTGaacatttgaataaacaaCTTCAGGAAACGACAAAGCGCAATGATAGAAAAATAGCTCGGCACCTTGGCAAAACCACGTAA